Proteins from one Anastrepha obliqua isolate idAnaObli1 chromosome 2, idAnaObli1_1.0, whole genome shotgun sequence genomic window:
- the LOC129239484 gene encoding capping protein-inhibiting regulator of actin dynamics, with product MSTGVGGGGSSITTDHSRLYFLNSPSTPLSARDPFFIKPEYLNYENPMHHLYPSNRGLIDYNNYTSAAVAAASNSGSTSTNAVAAVAALNLENTFQQPQSQQSSSSSSQQQQQTASSTSQQQTPQGQQHPLQLHVSTPPSTRAQKAARRRSNESVEARQRRLARNAARMREKRAKESEEEYRIRLAKNAEANRIRRQNENEVQRTLRLMKNAARQRLRRASETQDERKKRLAKAAERMRTARANAPKVYKPPLEDRLKGY from the coding sequence ATGTCCACTGGAGTGGGAGGCGGAGGAAGCAGCATCACTACTGACCACAGCCGATTATATTTCCTCAATTCGCCATCAACACCGCTTTCCGCGCgcgatccatttttcatcaagcCGGAATACCTCAACTATGAAAATCCCATGCACCACCTCTACCCTAGTAACAGGGGCTTAATCGACTATAACAACTATACGAGTGCTGCAGTAGCAGCAGCCAGTAATAGCGGCAGTACATCGACAAACGCCGTTGCAGCTGTCGCCGCCCTTAacttagaaaatacttttcaaCAACCTCAGTCACAGCAATCGTCATCTTCGTCAtctcaacaacagcaacaaaccgCTTCATCTACGAGCCAGCAGCAAACGCCACAAGGCCAACAGCACCCGTTGCAACTTCACGTCAGCACACCGCCATCAACTAGAGCGCAAAAAGCAGCTCGTCGGCGAAGCAACGAATCAGTGGAGGCACGTCAGCGACGACTTGCAAGAAACGCTGCCCGGATGCGCGAAAAACGAGCCAAAGAAAGTGAAGAAGAATATCGGATTCGGCTTGCGAAAAATGCGGAAGCGAACCGTATACGACGTCAGAATGAAAATGAAGTACAAAGAACCCTAAGACTGATGAAAAATGCGGCTAGACAGCGGCTGCGGCGCGCTAGTGAGACCCAAGATGAACGCAAAAAGCGACTAGCTAAAGCTGCTGAACGTATGCGAACTGCGCGAGCTAATGCACCAAAAGTGTATAAGCCACCACTGGAGGACCGCCTTAAGGGTTACTaa